From Cronobacter turicensis z3032, the proteins below share one genomic window:
- the cmk gene encoding Cytidylate kinase, with amino-acid sequence MTASVPVITIDGPSGAGKGTLCKAMAETLQWHLLDSGAIYRVLALAALHHHVDVASEEALVPLAAHLDVRFVAQQGELEVILEGEDVSAEIRTQDVANAASQIAAFPRVREALLRRQRAFREAPGLIADGRDMGTVVFPDAPVKIFLDASSEERAHRRMLQLQEKGFSVNFVRLLAEIKERDDRDRNRPVAPLVPAHDALVLDSTSLSIEEVIEKALDYAREKLALAK; translated from the coding sequence ATGACGGCATCCGTCCCGGTAATCACAATCGATGGCCCAAGCGGCGCAGGCAAAGGCACGCTCTGTAAAGCGATGGCTGAAACCCTGCAATGGCATTTGCTGGATTCCGGCGCCATCTATCGGGTTCTCGCGCTGGCCGCCCTGCATCATCATGTCGATGTCGCTTCTGAAGAAGCGCTCGTTCCGCTGGCCGCCCACCTGGATGTACGATTCGTCGCGCAACAGGGCGAGCTGGAAGTTATCCTTGAAGGCGAAGACGTCAGCGCCGAGATCCGCACGCAGGACGTGGCGAACGCCGCCTCGCAGATCGCCGCGTTCCCGCGCGTACGCGAAGCGCTGCTGCGCCGTCAGCGCGCGTTTCGTGAAGCGCCCGGCCTGATTGCTGACGGGCGCGACATGGGAACGGTCGTTTTCCCTGATGCGCCAGTGAAAATCTTCCTTGACGCTTCCTCGGAAGAACGCGCCCATCGCCGCATGCTACAGTTGCAGGAAAAGGGCTTTAGTGTTAACTTTGTACGCCTTTTGGCCGAGATAAAAGAGCGCGACGATCGCGATCGTAACCGGCCAGTAGCGCCGTTAGTGCCTGCGCACGATGCTCTGGTGCTGGATTCGACCAGCCTTAGCATCGAAGAGGTGATTGAAAAGGCGCTCGATTACGCCCGTGAAAAACTGGCGCTCGCGAAATAA
- the ycaL gene encoding Uncharacterized metalloprotease ycaL has translation MKNNKVLLSCLVAAALVSGCKNMGALNGDALAKSGMSAYQAATLSDADVKKLSDQACAEMDKQNPVVPASSKYTKRLNKIAKALGNNINGTPVNYKVYQTPEVNAWAMANGCIRVYSGLMDMMTDNEVEAVLGHEMGHVALGHTRKAMQTAYATVAARDAVSATSAVGAQLSDSELGEMAQGVINSAFSRSQESEADDFSYDLLKKRKISTKGLVTSFEKLAKLDAGSEKSMFDSHPPSAERAQHIRDRIAADKK, from the coding sequence ATGAAAAACAATAAAGTACTTTTAAGTTGCCTCGTTGCGGCGGCGCTGGTGTCTGGCTGTAAAAATATGGGCGCGCTTAACGGCGACGCGCTGGCGAAATCCGGTATGTCTGCCTATCAGGCCGCCACGCTCAGCGATGCGGACGTTAAAAAACTGTCCGATCAGGCTTGTGCTGAAATGGACAAGCAAAACCCGGTTGTTCCAGCGTCCAGCAAATACACTAAACGCCTGAATAAAATCGCGAAGGCGCTCGGCAATAACATCAACGGCACGCCGGTAAACTACAAGGTTTACCAGACCCCGGAAGTTAACGCCTGGGCGATGGCGAACGGCTGTATCCGCGTTTACAGCGGTCTGATGGACATGATGACCGACAACGAAGTGGAAGCGGTGCTGGGCCATGAAATGGGTCACGTGGCGTTAGGCCATACCCGTAAAGCCATGCAGACTGCTTACGCGACCGTTGCGGCGCGCGATGCGGTATCCGCTACCAGCGCCGTGGGCGCGCAGCTCTCTGACTCTGAACTGGGCGAAATGGCGCAGGGCGTTATCAACTCCGCGTTCTCCCGCAGCCAGGAGTCCGAAGCAGACGACTTCTCTTATGACCTGCTGAAGAAACGTAAAATCAGCACCAAAGGCCTCGTGACCAGCTTCGAGAAACTGGCGAAACTGGATGCCGGCTCTGAGAAATCGATGTTTGATTCTCACCCGCCTTCAGCGGAACGCGCTCAACACATCCGCGATCGCATCGCTGCAGACAAGAAATAA
- the ycaP gene encoding UPF0702 transmembrane protein ycaP, with the protein MLWRKKNMKAFDLQRMALDKFPLEFLGEVALRSLYTFILVFLFLKITGRRGVRQMSLFEVLIILTLGSAAGDVAFYDDVPLLPVLVVFVTLGVLYRLVMWLMSCSEKLEDLLEGKPRIIIEDGELAWEKLNRENMTEFEFFMELRTQGVEHLGQVRLAILEANGQISIYYFPDKLVRPGLSILPEYCSERFEHIPETGDYACIRCSEVVTFDAGVKPACPRCKNHIWVKASTATRVT; encoded by the coding sequence CTGTTATGGCGTAAGAAAAATATGAAAGCTTTCGATTTGCAACGGATGGCGCTTGACAAGTTTCCTCTTGAATTTCTGGGTGAAGTCGCGCTGCGCAGCCTTTATACCTTTATTCTGGTCTTTCTGTTTCTCAAAATTACCGGGCGACGCGGCGTGCGTCAGATGTCGCTCTTTGAAGTGCTGATCATTCTGACGCTTGGCTCAGCGGCGGGGGACGTAGCGTTTTATGACGACGTGCCGCTGCTGCCGGTGCTGGTGGTCTTCGTTACGCTTGGCGTGCTCTATCGTTTGGTGATGTGGCTGATGTCCTGTAGCGAAAAGCTTGAGGATCTGCTGGAAGGCAAGCCGCGCATTATTATCGAAGATGGCGAACTGGCCTGGGAAAAACTCAACCGGGAGAACATGACGGAATTCGAGTTTTTTATGGAATTACGCACCCAGGGCGTCGAGCATCTGGGCCAGGTGCGGCTCGCCATCCTTGAGGCCAATGGTCAAATCAGCATCTATTACTTTCCCGATAAACTGGTGCGCCCCGGATTGTCGATTCTGCCGGAGTATTGCAGCGAGCGTTTTGAACACATTCCGGAAACCGGCGATTACGCCTGCATCCGTTGCAGTGAAGTGGTGACGTTTGACGCGGGCGTGAAACCGGCCTGCCCGCGCTGTAAAAACCATATATGGGTGAAGGCAAGCACCGCGACCCGCGTCACCTGA
- the ihfB gene encoding Integration host factor subunit beta, which produces MTKSELIERLASQHSHIPAKAVEDAVKEMLEHMASTLAQGERIEIRGFGSFSLHYRAPRTGRNPKTGDKVELEGKYVPHFKPGKELRDRANIYG; this is translated from the coding sequence ATGACCAAGTCAGAATTAATCGAAAGACTTGCAAGCCAGCACTCACATATCCCGGCGAAAGCGGTGGAAGATGCGGTTAAAGAGATGCTGGAACATATGGCCTCTACTCTTGCCCAGGGCGAGCGTATTGAAATCCGGGGTTTCGGCAGTTTCTCCTTACACTATCGCGCACCACGCACCGGGCGTAACCCGAAAACAGGTGATAAAGTCGAGCTGGAAGGTAAATACGTTCCGCACTTTAAACCGGGTAAAGAACTACGCGACCGCGCCAATATTTACGGTTAA
- the ycaO gene encoding UPF0142 protein ycaO gives MTQTFIPGKDAALEDSIARFQQKLTDLGFNIEEASWLNPVPNVWSVHIRDKECALCFTNGKGATKKAALASALGEYFERLSTNYFFADFWLGDTIANGPFVHYPNEKWFPIPQSDALPEGILDARLRAFYDPENELTASMLIDLQSGNEERGICALPFTRQSDEQTVYIPMNIVGNLYVSNGMSAGNTRNEARVQGLSEVFERHIKNRIIAESISLPEIPQEVLARYPGVVEAINTLEAEGFPIFAYDGSLGGQYPVICVVLFNPTNGTCFASFGAHPDFGVALERTVTELLQGRGLKDLDVFTPPTFDDEEVAEHANLETHFIDSSGLISWDMFKQDADYPFVDWSFAGTTEEEFATLMAIFNAEDKEVYIADYEHLGVYACRILVPGMSDIYPAEDLLLANNSMGSHLRETLLALPGSEWEKEDYLNLIAQLDEEGHDDFTRVRELLGLATGKDNGWYTLRIGELKAMLALAGGDLEQALIWTEWTMEFNASVFSAERANYYRCLQTLLLLAQEEEREPLQYLNAFVRMYGAEAVEAASAAISGEAPFYGLQPVDSDLKAFPAHQSLLTAYEKLQRAKAKFWQGN, from the coding sequence ATGACTCAAACCTTCATCCCCGGCAAAGATGCCGCTCTGGAAGACTCCATCGCTCGCTTCCAGCAGAAACTCACCGATCTGGGCTTTAATATTGAAGAAGCCTCCTGGCTGAACCCGGTGCCGAACGTCTGGTCCGTACATATTCGCGACAAAGAGTGCGCGCTGTGTTTTACCAACGGCAAAGGCGCTACCAAAAAAGCCGCGCTGGCTTCCGCGCTGGGCGAATATTTTGAGCGTCTCTCCACTAACTACTTCTTCGCCGATTTCTGGCTGGGCGATACGATCGCCAACGGCCCGTTCGTACATTATCCGAACGAAAAATGGTTCCCGATCCCGCAGAGCGACGCGCTGCCGGAAGGCATTCTCGATGCCCGCCTGCGCGCGTTTTACGATCCGGAGAACGAGCTGACCGCCAGCATGCTGATTGACCTGCAGTCCGGTAATGAAGAGCGCGGCATCTGCGCCCTGCCATTTACCCGTCAGTCGGACGAGCAAACCGTCTATATTCCGATGAACATCGTGGGCAACCTGTATGTATCCAACGGTATGTCTGCAGGCAACACCCGCAATGAAGCCCGCGTTCAGGGACTTTCCGAAGTCTTTGAACGTCACATCAAGAACCGCATTATTGCCGAGAGCATCAGCCTGCCGGAGATCCCCCAGGAGGTGCTGGCGCGCTATCCTGGCGTGGTCGAGGCTATCAATACCCTTGAAGCTGAAGGCTTCCCGATTTTTGCTTACGACGGGTCGCTGGGCGGCCAGTACCCGGTTATCTGCGTCGTGCTGTTTAACCCGACCAACGGCACTTGCTTTGCCTCTTTCGGCGCGCATCCTGATTTCGGCGTAGCGCTGGAACGTACCGTTACTGAATTGCTCCAGGGCCGGGGCCTGAAAGATCTCGACGTGTTTACGCCGCCCACCTTCGATGACGAAGAAGTAGCCGAGCACGCGAACCTTGAGACGCACTTTATCGACTCCAGCGGTCTGATCTCCTGGGATATGTTCAAGCAGGACGCCGATTACCCGTTTGTGGACTGGAGCTTCGCCGGCACCACGGAAGAAGAGTTCGCCACCCTGATGGCGATCTTCAACGCTGAAGATAAAGAAGTGTACATCGCCGATTACGAGCATCTGGGCGTTTACGCCTGCCGTATTCTGGTGCCGGGCATGTCCGATATCTACCCGGCGGAAGATCTGCTGCTCGCCAACAATAGTATGGGCAGCCATCTGCGCGAAACCCTGCTGGCTCTGCCGGGCAGCGAGTGGGAAAAAGAAGATTACCTGAACCTTATCGCCCAGCTTGACGAAGAAGGCCATGACGATTTTACCCGCGTGCGTGAGCTGCTGGGGCTGGCGACCGGTAAAGACAATGGCTGGTATACCCTGCGCATCGGCGAACTGAAAGCGATGCTGGCGCTGGCTGGCGGCGATCTGGAGCAGGCGCTGATCTGGACCGAATGGACCATGGAATTTAACGCCTCGGTCTTCAGCGCTGAGCGCGCCAACTACTATCGCTGCCTGCAGACGCTGCTGCTGCTGGCGCAGGAAGAAGAGCGCGAGCCGCTGCAATACCTGAACGCGTTTGTACGTATGTATGGCGCAGAAGCAGTGGAAGCCGCCAGCGCGGCCATCAGCGGCGAAGCGCCTTTCTACGGCCTGCAGCCGGTCGACAGCGATCTGAAAGCTTTCCCGGCGCACCAGTCGCTGCTGACGGCCTATGAGAAGCTTCAGCGCGCCAAGGCTAAGTTTTGGCAAGGAAATTGA
- the rpsA gene encoding 30S ribosomal protein S1: protein MTESFAQLFEESLKTIETRPGSIVRGVVVSIDKDVVLVDAGLKSESAIPAEQFKNAAGELEIQVGDEVDVALDAVEDGFGETLLSREKAKRHEAWITLEKAYEDAETVTGVINGKVKGGFTVELNGIRAFLPGSLVDVRPVRDTLHLEGKELEFKVIKLDQKRNNVVVSRRAVIESENSAERDQLLENLQEGMEVKGIVKNLTDYGAFVDLGGVDGLLHITDMAWKRVKHPSEIVNVGDEITVKVLKFDRERTRVSLGLKQLGEDPWVAIAKRYPEGTRLTGRVTNLTDYGCFVEIEEGVEGLVHVSEMDWTNKNIHPSKVVNVGDVVEVMVLDIDEERRRISLGLKQCKANPWQQFAETHNKGDRVEGKIKSITDFGIFIGLDGGIDGLVHLSDISWNVAGEEAVREYKKGDEIAAVVLQVDAERERISLGVKQLAEDPFNNYVALNKKGAIVTGKVTAVDAKGATVELADGVEGYLRASEASRDRVEDATLVLSVGDDVEAKFTGVDRKNRVVSLSVRAKDEADEKDAIASVNNKQEESNFSNAMAEAFKAAKGE, encoded by the coding sequence ATGACTGAATCTTTTGCTCAACTATTTGAAGAATCCCTTAAAACAATCGAAACCCGCCCGGGTTCCATCGTTCGTGGCGTTGTTGTCTCTATCGACAAAGACGTAGTTCTGGTTGATGCGGGTCTGAAATCTGAATCTGCGATCCCTGCAGAACAGTTCAAGAACGCGGCTGGCGAACTGGAAATCCAGGTTGGCGACGAAGTTGACGTTGCTCTCGATGCAGTGGAAGACGGCTTCGGTGAAACCCTGCTGTCCCGTGAGAAAGCTAAGCGTCACGAAGCCTGGATCACGCTGGAAAAAGCTTACGAAGATGCTGAAACTGTTACCGGTGTTATCAACGGCAAAGTTAAAGGCGGCTTCACTGTTGAGCTGAACGGTATTCGTGCGTTCCTGCCGGGTTCCCTGGTTGACGTACGTCCGGTCCGTGACACCCTGCACCTCGAAGGCAAAGAGCTTGAATTCAAAGTAATCAAGCTGGATCAGAAGCGCAACAACGTTGTTGTTTCTCGTCGTGCCGTTATCGAGTCTGAGAACAGCGCAGAGCGCGATCAGCTGCTGGAAAACCTGCAGGAAGGCATGGAAGTTAAAGGTATCGTTAAGAACCTCACTGACTACGGTGCATTCGTTGATCTGGGCGGCGTAGACGGCCTGCTGCACATCACTGATATGGCCTGGAAACGCGTTAAGCATCCGAGCGAAATCGTGAACGTGGGCGACGAAATCACTGTTAAAGTGCTGAAGTTCGACCGCGAGCGTACCCGTGTCTCCCTGGGCCTGAAACAGCTGGGCGAAGATCCGTGGGTAGCTATCGCTAAACGTTACCCGGAAGGCACCCGCCTGACTGGTCGCGTAACCAACCTGACCGACTACGGCTGCTTCGTTGAAATCGAAGAAGGCGTTGAAGGCCTGGTACACGTTTCCGAAATGGACTGGACCAACAAAAACATCCATCCGTCCAAAGTCGTTAACGTCGGTGACGTGGTAGAAGTTATGGTTCTGGATATCGACGAAGAACGTCGTCGTATCTCCCTGGGCCTGAAACAGTGCAAAGCCAACCCGTGGCAGCAGTTCGCTGAGACCCACAACAAAGGCGATCGCGTTGAAGGTAAAATCAAGTCTATCACTGACTTCGGTATCTTCATCGGCCTGGACGGCGGCATCGACGGTCTGGTTCACCTGTCTGACATCTCCTGGAACGTGGCTGGCGAAGAAGCCGTTCGCGAGTACAAAAAAGGCGACGAAATCGCTGCCGTTGTACTGCAGGTTGACGCAGAGCGTGAGCGTATCTCTCTGGGCGTTAAACAGCTCGCAGAAGATCCGTTCAACAACTACGTTGCACTGAACAAGAAAGGTGCAATCGTTACTGGTAAAGTAACCGCAGTTGATGCGAAAGGTGCTACAGTTGAATTGGCAGACGGCGTTGAAGGCTACCTGCGCGCTTCTGAAGCTTCCCGTGACCGCGTAGAAGACGCGACTCTGGTTCTGAGCGTTGGCGACGACGTTGAAGCTAAATTCACCGGCGTTGATCGTAAGAACCGCGTAGTAAGCCTGTCTGTTCGTGCGAAAGACGAAGCTGACGAGAAAGATGCAATCGCTTCTGTTAACAACAAACAGGAAGAAAGCAACTTCTCTAACGCCATGGCTGAAGCATTCAAAGCAGCTAAAGGCGAGTAA
- the serC gene encoding Phosphoserine aminotransferase: MAQVYNFSSGPAMLPADVLRVAQEELRDWQGLGTSVMEISHRSKEFIQVAEQAEQDFRDLLEIPSNYKVLFCHGGGRGQFSALPLNLLGDKTTADYVDGGYWAASAVKEAKKYLTPNVIDAKITVDGKRGIKPMSEWQLSADAAYMHYCPNETIDGVAINDTPDFGDAIVTADFSSTILSHPIDVSRYGVIYAGAQKNIGPAGLTLVIVREDLLGKAHAACPSILDYSVLNENDSMFNTPPTFAWYLAGLVFKWLKAKGGVAAMDKINQQKADLLYGVIDNSDFYRNDVATANRSRMNVPFQLADSNLDKLFLEESFAAGLHALKGHRVVGGMRASIYNAMPLEGVQALTDFMVDFERRHG; this comes from the coding sequence ATGGCTCAGGTCTACAATTTTAGTTCTGGCCCGGCGATGCTGCCGGCGGATGTGTTACGAGTGGCTCAGGAAGAGTTGCGTGACTGGCAGGGGTTAGGCACCTCTGTGATGGAAATCAGCCACCGCAGCAAAGAATTTATTCAGGTGGCTGAACAGGCGGAACAGGATTTTCGCGATCTGCTGGAGATCCCCTCAAATTATAAAGTTTTATTCTGCCACGGCGGCGGACGCGGGCAGTTCTCCGCACTTCCGCTGAACCTGCTGGGCGACAAAACCACCGCAGACTATGTTGATGGCGGCTACTGGGCGGCAAGCGCCGTTAAAGAAGCCAAAAAATACCTGACGCCGAACGTGATCGACGCGAAAATCACCGTCGATGGCAAACGCGGCATCAAGCCGATGAGTGAATGGCAGCTCTCTGCGGACGCGGCTTACATGCACTACTGCCCGAATGAAACTATCGACGGCGTCGCGATTAACGATACGCCTGATTTTGGCGACGCCATCGTCACTGCGGATTTCTCCTCCACCATTCTTTCTCACCCGATTGATGTCAGCCGTTACGGCGTTATCTACGCGGGCGCCCAGAAAAACATTGGCCCGGCGGGCCTGACGCTGGTTATCGTGCGCGAGGATCTCCTCGGCAAGGCGCATGCCGCTTGTCCGTCGATTCTGGATTACAGCGTGCTGAACGAGAACGACTCCATGTTCAACACGCCGCCGACGTTTGCCTGGTATCTGGCGGGCCTGGTCTTCAAATGGCTCAAAGCCAAAGGCGGCGTGGCGGCGATGGATAAGATCAATCAGCAAAAAGCGGATCTACTTTATGGCGTGATTGATAACAGCGATTTCTACCGCAATGATGTGGCGACCGCTAACCGTTCACGTATGAACGTGCCGTTCCAGCTCGCCGACAGCAACCTGGATAAACTGTTCCTCGAAGAATCTTTCGCCGCGGGTCTGCATGCGTTGAAAGGCCACCGCGTGGTAGGCGGCATGCGCGCCTCCATTTACAACGCGATGCCGCTCGAAGGGGTTCAGGCCCTGACCGACTTTATGGTTGATTTCGAACGCCGCCACGGCTAA
- the aroA gene encoding 3-phosphoshikimate 1-carboxyvinyltransferase, with the protein MQESLTLQPIARVDGTINLPGSKSVSNRALLLAALAKGTTTLTNLLDSDDVRHMLNALKALGVNYSLSEDRTRCEIQGQGGPFNTLVELELFLGNAGTAMRPLAAALCLGTNNVVLTGEPRMKERPIGHLVDALRQGGADIIYLEQENYPPLHLKGGFSGGNVTVDGSVSSQFLTALLMAAPLAPANTAIDIKGELVSKPYIDITLHLMKTFGVEVENQNYQRFVIQGGQQYQSPGHYLVEGDASSASYFLAAAAIKGGTVKVTGIGRNSVQGDIRFADVLEKMGAQIVWGDDFISCTRGELNAIDMDMNHIPDAAMTIATAALFAQGTTTLRNIYNWRVKETDRLAAMATELRKVGATVEEGHDFITVTPPAQLQFADIGTYNDHRMAMCFSLVALSDTPVTILDPKCTAKTFPDYFAQLARISHSA; encoded by the coding sequence ATGCAGGAATCCCTGACCTTACAACCCATCGCGCGCGTGGATGGCACCATCAACCTTCCAGGCTCCAAGAGCGTTTCCAACCGGGCGCTGCTGCTGGCCGCACTGGCGAAAGGCACCACCACGCTCACTAACCTGTTAGACAGCGATGACGTGCGCCACATGCTCAATGCGCTGAAAGCGCTCGGCGTTAATTATTCGCTTTCAGAGGATCGCACCCGCTGTGAAATTCAGGGGCAGGGCGGGCCGTTCAATACGCTCGTGGAGCTGGAGCTGTTTTTAGGCAACGCGGGCACCGCGATGCGTCCACTGGCGGCGGCGCTGTGCCTTGGCACAAACAACGTGGTGCTGACCGGCGAGCCGCGCATGAAAGAGCGCCCGATTGGACATCTGGTGGACGCGCTGCGTCAGGGCGGCGCGGACATCATCTATCTGGAGCAGGAAAACTATCCGCCGCTGCATCTGAAAGGCGGGTTTTCAGGCGGCAATGTGACCGTTGACGGCAGCGTCTCCAGCCAGTTTCTGACCGCGCTGTTAATGGCGGCGCCGCTGGCGCCGGCCAACACCGCCATCGACATCAAAGGCGAGCTGGTGTCAAAGCCCTATATTGATATCACGCTGCACCTGATGAAAACCTTCGGGGTTGAGGTCGAAAACCAGAACTACCAGCGTTTCGTTATCCAGGGCGGCCAGCAGTATCAGTCGCCTGGCCATTACCTGGTGGAGGGCGACGCGTCTTCCGCTTCTTATTTCCTTGCGGCGGCGGCCATTAAAGGCGGCACCGTGAAGGTCACGGGTATCGGGCGCAACAGCGTGCAGGGCGATATTCGCTTTGCCGATGTGCTGGAGAAAATGGGCGCGCAGATCGTCTGGGGCGACGATTTCATCAGCTGCACCCGCGGCGAGCTGAACGCGATTGATATGGATATGAACCATATTCCCGACGCGGCGATGACCATTGCCACCGCAGCGCTGTTCGCTCAGGGCACGACCACGCTTCGCAATATCTACAACTGGCGCGTGAAGGAAACAGACCGTCTGGCGGCGATGGCGACCGAACTGCGCAAAGTTGGCGCCACGGTCGAAGAGGGGCATGACTTCATCACCGTGACGCCGCCTGCGCAGTTGCAGTTTGCGGATATCGGCACCTATAACGATCACCGCATGGCGATGTGCTTCTCGCTGGTGGCGCTCTCCGACACGCCGGTCACGATCCTTGACCCGAAATGCACCGCTAAAACCTTCCCCGATTACTTCGCGCAACTCGCGCGCATCAGCCACTCCGCCTGA
- the ycaI gene encoding Uncharacterized protein ycaI, with protein sequence MIPLPALSLCVIAGLSPLLFLPTLPSVPQIALFTLMSSLALFLRHPAVRLAALTVLFLCWGLLAARQATQSYTLLTGKQRQVEAVITSTDGATEHHIKIISVNGERLFLPPGAVLRGSYLPQKVCAGQRWRMTIRLRPVHGQLNEGGFDSQRYALSQHQPLTGRIMAAQLLHDECSFRARYLNSFSQHMAAFSWRPVILALGFGERVALTNDVKMLLRETGTAHLMAISGLHIGFAGTLGWALARLLQLLLPARRIGYRFPLLAMLVTAALYTWLSGSNPPAVRTLVAISAWCALRLCGRQWTPWQVWVCCVAAILFCDPVAILSESLWLSAFAVGALIFWYQWMPLRAEGKWRLLKSLLHLQCGMTLLLLPLQLLLFHGISLTSLLANLVAVPVVTFIAVPLVLAAMILDLAQLTWLEAGAGLLADRALAALFWLLRQLPPGWLSLDQRYQWLTLAPWIMVIAWRAGWHRISPVTCSILLGLLTWPFWQKPADDAWRLHMLDIGHGLAIVIERHGRAILYDSGNAWPGGDSAQQTIIPWLRWQHLKPEGVIISHEHLDHRGGLESLMHAWPDMWIRSTLHWAGHISCVKGAHWRWQGLLFTVHWPPADYDDQGNNRSCVVKVDDGEHSVLLTGDIEAPAELAMLKKQWRHLQADILQVPHHGSRTSSTPTLLSVVNGKAALASASRYNAWRLPSVKVVKRYQKQRYQWVDTAHAGQISVSFSPGQWKIEGLREQISPRWYHEWFGSPAEYR encoded by the coding sequence GTGATCCCGTTGCCCGCGTTGAGCTTGTGCGTTATAGCAGGTCTGTCACCGCTACTATTCTTACCCACGCTGCCATCGGTGCCGCAGATAGCCCTGTTCACGCTCATGTCGTCGCTGGCGCTTTTTCTGCGACACCCTGCTGTGCGGTTAGCGGCACTGACGGTGCTCTTTCTCTGCTGGGGACTGCTTGCTGCCCGGCAGGCTACGCAGTCCTATACCTTGCTGACAGGAAAACAGCGCCAGGTTGAAGCGGTTATTACCAGCACTGACGGCGCGACGGAACACCATATAAAAATTATCAGCGTAAATGGTGAACGCTTGTTTCTGCCCCCCGGCGCGGTACTGCGAGGCTCATATTTACCGCAAAAGGTATGCGCCGGGCAGCGCTGGCGGATGACGATACGCCTGCGCCCCGTTCACGGGCAGCTTAACGAGGGCGGGTTTGACAGCCAGCGTTATGCCCTGTCTCAGCATCAACCGCTAACCGGGCGGATTATGGCTGCGCAGTTACTTCATGATGAGTGCAGCTTTCGGGCGCGTTATCTGAACTCTTTCAGCCAGCACATGGCGGCATTTAGCTGGCGGCCGGTGATTCTGGCGCTCGGTTTCGGCGAGCGTGTCGCGCTGACGAATGATGTCAAAATGCTGTTGCGGGAAACCGGCACCGCTCACTTAATGGCAATTTCTGGATTACATATCGGTTTTGCGGGCACGCTGGGGTGGGCGCTCGCGCGCTTGCTGCAATTGCTATTGCCCGCAAGGCGAATCGGCTACCGCTTTCCCTTACTGGCGATGCTGGTCACGGCGGCGCTCTATACCTGGCTTTCCGGAAGTAACCCGCCAGCCGTCAGAACGCTGGTGGCCATCTCGGCCTGGTGTGCGCTGCGCCTCTGCGGCAGACAATGGACGCCCTGGCAGGTCTGGGTTTGCTGCGTAGCGGCCATTCTCTTCTGCGACCCTGTGGCGATATTATCGGAAAGCCTCTGGCTCTCGGCGTTTGCGGTGGGCGCGCTCATTTTCTGGTATCAGTGGATGCCGTTACGCGCAGAAGGGAAATGGCGCCTTTTGAAAAGCCTGCTGCATTTGCAATGCGGTATGACGCTTCTTCTGCTGCCGCTTCAGCTCTTGCTGTTTCATGGCATCAGCCTGACCTCCCTGCTGGCGAATCTTGTCGCGGTGCCTGTCGTCACTTTCATCGCCGTACCGCTGGTGCTGGCAGCTATGATTTTGGATCTGGCGCAGCTAACGTGGCTGGAGGCGGGGGCGGGGTTACTGGCCGACAGGGCGCTGGCGGCGCTTTTCTGGTTGTTGCGCCAGTTGCCTCCCGGCTGGCTTAGCCTGGACCAGCGCTATCAGTGGCTCACGCTCGCGCCGTGGATCATGGTTATTGCGTGGAGAGCTGGCTGGCACCGTATTTCACCAGTCACGTGTAGTATTTTACTTGGCCTACTCACGTGGCCGTTCTGGCAAAAACCGGCAGATGATGCGTGGCGGCTGCATATGCTGGATATCGGACATGGCCTGGCTATCGTCATTGAACGCCACGGCAGAGCCATACTTTATGACAGCGGCAACGCCTGGCCGGGTGGCGACAGCGCGCAACAGACCATCATTCCCTGGCTGCGATGGCAACATCTCAAACCCGAGGGCGTCATTATCAGCCATGAGCATCTCGACCATCGCGGCGGACTGGAGAGCCTGATGCATGCATGGCCTGATATGTGGATCCGCAGCACGCTTCACTGGGCAGGCCACATTTCTTGCGTTAAGGGCGCGCACTGGCGCTGGCAGGGTCTGCTTTTTACCGTTCACTGGCCGCCTGCAGATTATGATGATCAAGGCAATAACCGCTCCTGTGTCGTGAAAGTGGATGACGGCGAGCACAGCGTCCTGTTGACGGGTGATATTGAAGCCCCCGCAGAGTTGGCTATGCTCAAAAAGCAGTGGCGTCACTTGCAGGCGGATATCCTTCAGGTGCCTCACCACGGCAGCCGTACCTCATCCACGCCAACCTTGTTATCGGTGGTGAATGGCAAAGCGGCGCTGGCGTCGGCGTCGCGCTACAACGCCTGGCGATTACCCTCTGTAAAAGTGGTGAAGCGTTATCAGAAGCAGCGATATCAGTGGGTTGATACGGCACACGCCGGGCAGATTTCTGTCTCTTTTTCGCCAGGGCAATGGAAAATCGAGGGGTTAAGAGAACAGATTTCGCCCCGCTGGTACCATGAGTGGTTTGGCTCACCTGCTGAATACAGGTAG